One Marinitoga litoralis DNA window includes the following coding sequences:
- a CDS encoding chemotaxis protein CheC yields MNNNDFFMSAFKEITNIGMGNAVSSLSMMLNKKVDISIPNLEIIKLSDIFLNMEDPDEIYACSYVKMDGDLSSSLVFLIEKDSVKRLIKETVGYEITNITDLDEMSSSMIGELGNIMFGSYTSAISQFLNINLQVNPPQVAVDTFASLIAESIVMSITFEDEVILTETEIQVEDWDNIIKGKIVFLMNDENKNKLFEFVKKVFYGG; encoded by the coding sequence ATGAATAATAATGATTTTTTTATGTCTGCTTTTAAAGAAATAACTAATATTGGCATGGGTAATGCTGTAAGTTCTTTATCGATGATGCTTAATAAAAAAGTTGATATATCTATTCCTAACTTAGAAATTATTAAATTATCAGATATTTTCTTAAATATGGAAGATCCTGATGAAATATATGCATGTTCATATGTAAAAATGGATGGAGATTTATCATCTTCTCTAGTTTTTTTAATTGAAAAAGATTCTGTAAAAAGACTAATAAAAGAAACAGTAGGTTATGAAATAACTAATATAACGGATTTAGATGAAATGTCTTCTTCAATGATAGGGGAATTAGGAAATATAATGTTTGGTTCTTATACAAGTGCAATATCTCAGTTTTTAAACATAAATTTACAAGTTAACCCTCCACAAGTTGCTGTTGATACATTTGCTTCTTTAATAGCTGAATCAATAGTGATGAGCATTACATTTGAAGATGAAGTTATTTTAACTGAAACAGAAATTCAAGTTGAAGATTGGGATAATATAATAAAAGGAAAAATAGTATTTTTAATGAATGATGAAAATAAAAATAAATTATTTGAATTTGTTAAAAAGGTCTTCTATGGGGGTTAA